ttactTCCTTAActtcagccaaggcagtggaattcatacaagacataatattcagatttggaataccaaatagtatcataactgacttgggatccaacttcacaagttccgagttctttgatttctgtgagcagaagagcattcagatcaaatatgcttcggtggcacacccaagagccaacgggcaggttgaaagagctaacgggatgatattggaggccctcaggaaaaaagtcttcgataaaaatgaaaagttcacagggaaatggataagggagttgccctatgtcgtttggagcttaagaactcaacccagtcgagctctgcGTGGAAAtacccctttcttcatggtctatggttcagaggccgtgctacctgctgatctcaagtttggggcgccaaggttgatctttgaaaacatagcagaagccgaggctactaggctggaggatgttgatgtactcgaagaacgactgaacacagtaattcaatcagcacgataccagcaaacCCTGAGGCGTTATCACGATAAGACCATGAGACGTCGATCCTTCGcattaggagatctcgtcctccgccgaattctaacgggggaggggcgacacaagttgtcacctctatgggaaggaccattcatagtagcagaagtcactcggccgggatcatatcgtctcactcagatggatggcacggaaatcgggaactcatggaacatagaacacctcaggaagttttacccctagctatattccaaaagctattgggacaacaatgtactctgtaaactaggaaatatatcatcaataaagaaGACCTCGAGAGTGCTCAAATTGTTCATTGTCaacctgcattcttacttaactcagggtgaccactatgccctgctaacggagcaatcgacttaagtcggcaacgacttaaggcggtgcaacatgctcacgcttacttaactcagggtgaccactatgccctgctaacggagcaatcgactcaagtcggtaacgacttaaggcggtgcaacatgctcgcgctcacttaactcggggtgaccactatgccctgctaacggagcaatcggcttaagtcagcgacaacttaagacggtgcgacatgctcactcttacttaactcggggtgaccactataccgcaTCAACAAAGCAATCAGTTGGAAGCTGATACTAACTCAAACCGGTGCAACACACTCAGCACGTATACGGTTACTCATCCAGGGGCGGCCTCTATGTCCCATGAAGAAATCTTGAAACCACCACGTTGCATTTTACTTCTACAAATATAGATACTGTTGAATTCTAAACAATAGGAGAATGATAGTAGCATGCAATACTAAAAAGGTGTTCTCTAACAAAACATCCGAGCAcgttaaccgcgcgctcaaagcatacAGTGTTTTTTCTATtctgcaacattcttttcaggagcaaccgacgaagaaggacggctggaggaatcaggagcagcattcacatcTGCCACTATGTCGTCTAGGACAaccacaccaggtctcctcatcagaatccgccccgcgcgaacaactttatccatagctttatcgcactgggccctcagagtagcggaagtctcttcagcaaccttgacagccaactgagtggtctctagctcctgggcgacagatttcttggaagcacgcagattcTTGATGACAACATCTTTGGCCGATATCAACTCCCTGAGGCGAATCACATCATccaaggattcctgcagcttataacgaagattgtctaactcctccctggtgaagcgatgactactctccaagatggtcagtgagttgctagagtcacggtatagcctgtcaagattgtcacgagaagtaacaagggcatgtttttcttcctgcaagcaagAATCAGCTTTttcaaacgtcaagcaagcaataaaAGCACAGCAAAACAAAACTCGGATTCACAAGTCACCTTCTCAGAGTCGAGCTGAGCgcggagagtagagttcagcgtatTGGCGTCACTCAGAGAAGCAGAGACCTGAGCCAGCTCTGTCTgactttgggaatacttttcctcaagatcAGAGCACCGTCGGACCAgttcagcttgatcttgagagCGTTTTTCCTCAAGAGCAGAATACTGCCGAGTCATATCTGGCGAGAAGCAGTCAAGCAAAGGTGTTAAAATAAGAAGCAGTCTGATAAGGTAGCCAGAAAGAAGCAAAAGAGCACTGACCAGCATtcgccgcctctaagtcagaaacacgtcgctgaagcagcactggattccaacgcgccagagacaaagctccttccaGGACAGAAACACCCTGCAACCTCAGCCGACTAGACATCTCATCGACCAACGCCTGGCATTAAAAAGCAGACGAGCATGAGAATAATTACCTGCTTGGGTAAAAATCAGACCAGAAGAAACCAAAATACCTGGAAGTTGGAGAAGAAAGAAGCGACTCCCAAATCGGGAGAGATCAACTAATGGCTCAGCAAAGGATCACCACCCGGAGTAACTTGCAACGATTCAGCAGGGACCAATTCAGTGACATCAGTAGAACCCAAAACCTTGCCATCAGGTacgctggcctctaaagcgaccccctgaccaaaggcttgggctgtcaccatgcaaccagagtgtggaggagaggaccctacgtgaacatccatggaagtgcaagagggagaacccgctaggacaccctcgggggctggatcATAGCTTGcactacccatccgagccggatcatctccggcagcaccctcgggggctgggtagtagcTTGCGCTATccatccgagccggatcatctccggcaacaccctcgggggctgggtaaaggCCGGCACCGTCATTGAGGGCCGAGTTCTCTGCAGCAGCCGCCTCTAAGGTTGAAGGTCCCTCgaccacttccatgggagcaggggAATCCAAACCAGCTTCCTGACCCTCGTGACCGcgctcctgagagcacctagaggggggggtgaataggtgatcctgtgaaacttaaacttatagccacaaaaacttgttaagtgttagcgcaataatcgccaagtggctagagagaaggtcttgcacaatacgataatcacaaagaattcaacacagagaagacacagtgatttatcccgtggttcggccaagtacaaaacttgcctactccacgttgtggcgtcccaacggacgagagttgcactcaactcctctcaagtgatccaatgatcaacttgaataccacagtgttatgcttttcttttcttatcccattcgcgaggaa
This portion of the Zea mays cultivar B73 chromosome 2, Zm-B73-REFERENCE-NAM-5.0, whole genome shotgun sequence genome encodes:
- the LOC109944470 gene encoding uncharacterized protein, which translates into the protein MSSRLRLQGVSVLEGALSLARWNPVLLQRRVSDLEAANADMTRQYSALEEKRSQDQAELVRRCSDLEEKYSQSQTELAQVSASLSDANTLNSTLRAQLDSEKEEKHALVTSRDNLDRLYRDSSNSLTILESSHRFTREELDNLRYKLQESLDDVIRLRELISAKDVVIKNLRASKKSVAQELETTQLAVKVAEETSATLRAQCDKAMDKVVRAGRILMRRPGVVVLDDIVADVNAAPDSSSRPSSSVAPEKNVAE